Sequence from the Hamadaea flava genome:
CTGGACCGGCATCCCGTCCGCCCGGCCGAGCCGGTGTTCCTCGAGGCGCACCAGCTGGCCGCGGACGGTCCGCTGACCGTCGACACCGACCGGATCAGCTCGGCCGGTCCGATCACGGCCGAGATGGCGGCCGGGGCGTCGGCGATGATCGGCCTGCTGCGCTGGGACGCCGGGCGGTGGCTGGTGCAGCCGCTGGCGGTGGCGGCGACGGTGAAGAAGAAGCCGGTCACGGCGTACAGCGGCGACTGGGCGATGGGGCCGTCGGATCCCAAGGAGGCCAAGGCGGAGGCCGCGGCCGGGGACGCGGTTGGCGTACTGCGCGAGCGCGCGGGAAGGCTGCTGCGTAAATGACCGAGTTGGATGCCCGCCGCCAGGTGCTCTACTGGCGGCTGCTGGCCCGTATCTTCGACGGCGGCGAGGAACAGCCCGCGCTGGAGTCGGCGAGCATGGCGACGGTGCAGGCGGCGGGGTTGCCCGCGGCCCTGCTCGACCCGTCGGTCGCGGTCGACACAGTGGTGCAGCGGTTCCCGGAGCTGGCCGCCGAGTTCGACGGCCTCATGGTGCCCCCGGAGGACGAGGCGCCCACCGGCGAAGCCCAGGTACGCCGGGCCGCGCTGGTGTCGAAGGTGCTGCTCAACGTCTTCGCCACCGGGTCGGGCAATGTCTCCGCGACGCAGTTGGCCCAGTGGCAGTCGGACGCGGGCTGGTTCGAGAAGGCGATGGGCTGCGAGCCGGGGCAGCTGCGGTCGCGGCCGGGCGCTGCCGGTGAGCTGGCCGGGGTGCTCGCCGGGGTGGAAGGCGACCTGGTGAAGCGGATGCAGCTGCGGGAGGTGCTGGCCGATCCGAAACTGGCCAAGCAGCTGACTCCGAGCATGTCGCTGATCGAGCAGCTGCTGCGGGACAAGGACAACCTGTCCGGGGTGGCGCTGGCCAACGCCAAGGCGCTCATCCGGCGGTTCGTGGACGAGGTCGCCGAGGTTCTGCGTACGCAGGTACAGCAGACCAGCACCGGGACGCTGGACCGGTCGGTGCCGCCGAAGCGGGTGTACCGCAACCTCGACCTCGAACGCACGATCTGGAAGAACCTGACCAACTGGAACCCGGAGGACGAGCGGCTCTACGTCGACAAGCTGTTCTACCGGCAGACCGCCAAGCGCACCACCCCGGCGCGCCTGATCGTG
This genomic interval carries:
- a CDS encoding VWA domain-containing protein, with protein sequence MTELDARRQVLYWRLLARIFDGGEEQPALESASMATVQAAGLPAALLDPSVAVDTVVQRFPELAAEFDGLMVPPEDEAPTGEAQVRRAALVSKVLLNVFATGSGNVSATQLAQWQSDAGWFEKAMGCEPGQLRSRPGAAGELAGVLAGVEGDLVKRMQLREVLADPKLAKQLTPSMSLIEQLLRDKDNLSGVALANAKALIRRFVDEVAEVLRTQVQQTSTGTLDRSVPPKRVYRNLDLERTIWKNLTNWNPEDERLYVDKLFYRQTAKRTTPARLIVVVDQSGSMVDAMVNCTILASIFAGLPKVDVHLIAYDTRALDLTPWVQDPFEVLLRTNLGGGTDGTVALDLARPKVADPRNTVLVWISDFYESQDQAVFNGLQAVHRSGAKLIPVGSVNSGGQASVNPWFRQKLKDQGTPVISGHIRKLVTELKNFLA